In the Ornithinimicrobium pratense genome, CAGGATCCTCTTGGCCCGGCCCACCATCAACTGGCCCAGCAGCACCCCGAGCACCCGGACCGAGACGAGGATGCCGACCACGCCGGCCGCCGCCAGCACGATGCCCTCGACCAGGTCGCTGCTCGTGACGGCAGCCACGAAGCCCGTGAAGGCGTCCAGCACCGGAGAGGTGATGAAGTCGAGGACGTCGACCTGGCTGGGGTCCGCCCCGTCAGCGCCCCGCAGCGAGCCGGCCAACGCCCCTGCCGTGCGCGCCAGGAAGCCGGTCAGCAGTTCCAGCGGCAGGATCACCACGATGGCGAGCAGGTTGAAGACGTCGTGCACGGTGGCGGCGGCGAAGGATCGGCGGAAGGCGTCCTTCTTCCCGGCGTTGGCCAAACTGGCCAGAGTGTTGGTGATAGTCGTGCCGACGTTGGCCCCCATGATCATCGGCACGGCGATCTCCACCGGCAGCCCACCGGCCACCAGACCCACGGTGATGGCCGTCGTGGTCGAAGAAGACTGCATCAGCACCGTGCCCAGGATGCCGACGGCCAACCCTACGAACGGGTTCGTCGCGAACTCGAACATGCCCTCGGCCCGGTCCCCGGCGATCAGACCGAACCCGTCCCCGATGACGTCGACCGCGCACACCAGCAGGTAGAGCATGACGAGCGCACCGACCCACCGGGCGGCCTTGCCGCGGGCGTCGAGCTCCGGCTCTGCGGATTGCTCCGCCGGAGCAGTCTCCGGCTCCGTCGCGCTGGCGTCCACGCGGGAGGCTGCGCTGGCTGGCTTGTCGTTCATCGTTCCCCCAGGGGTGGATGCAGTGGGCGACAACCACGCTAGGCCCCGCCGGCGGGTCGTCCCACCGTTCGGGCGCCTGTAGCGTCATCGTTCCGACAACTGTCACCTGCTGGTCACCGTGGCGTGGTTTTGCCTGAGCACAGCACGCCTGGGAACTGCCCTCGCGAGCTCAGGCCTCCGGCGAAGTGGTGGGTGGGTTTGTCACCGGTCCAGCATCCGGGCGAGACGCGGGCCGACGTCGACGGTGTGCACCTCGGCACCGGCCTCGACGCCCTCTGCCGCGAACGCTGCGAGCACCGCCAGGATCACCGCATGGGTCGCCTCCTTGGTCTCAAGCTGGCGCGCCCCCGACCAGAAGCGCAGCTCCAGCTGCGCCGTGGTGGTCCCGACCGAGGTGAGGAAGGCCTCCGGCGAGGGGTCATCAAGTACCTCAGGAACAGCCGTCATGGCCCGCACCGCAACCCCGGCTGCATGCTCCAGGTCACCGGTGTCGGCGAGGTCGACCACCACGGAGCTTCGCACCTGTTCAAAGCCGGTCCGCACGGTGACCACCTCGGAGTGCAAGGTGGCATTCGGCACCAGCACAAGCCGGCCGTCAAAGGCGCGGATGGAGGTGCTGGTCAGACCCATCTGGACGATCGTGCCGCGGTGGTCGAGAACGGAGATCTGGTCACCGACCCGGAAACGGTCCCGGGTGAGGATGACGATGCCGGCAAACATATTGCCGAGCACGGTCTGAAAGGCGATACCGGCGGCGATGGAGATGATGCCGATGCCGCCCAGCAGATTGACGGGCTGAATACTGGGGAAGGTGATCGCCAGGGAGGCGGCGACAGCAAGCAATCCGACCAGCCATGACGCCAACCGTCCGAGAACGTCCGCTGAGCTCGCACCGCGTCCACGCCACAACATGGCGCGGGAGACCAGCAACCGGACGAGCTGACCAAGGAGGAGGCCAATCAGGAGAACGGCCAACCCTAAACTCACTCCGGCTGCGGTCACAGGAGGAAGGTCGAGACCGCCAAGCGCGTCGCTCACAACTCCCGCCTGTCCCCACCCTCGACCTCAGGCAGGCCCTGTCCGTCATGGTGGACGGGGGTCTTTTCCTGCGAGCGGGACACCTTCGTCAGCCTAACGTCCAGACCGCAGACCCCGGTGCGCCAACTGACTCAGCAGCTGACTCCCGTCCATCCGCCACCGGGTCCACTGACCATGCAACTTCGCCTCGGCATACCCGCCCTCGGAGCGAAGACGACCGTGCCGCTCTTCTCCTGTCGTGTCAGCCGCACCAGGCACACTGCGGCTATGGCTGCGCACCCCAAGACCCAGAGCACCCGCATCGTCCTCGCCTCCCGTCCTGAGAGGGTGCCGACCTCCGAGAACTTCCGGACGGAGATGGTCGATCTCCCGGAGGTGGCTGAGGGGCACGTGCTGCTGCGGACCGTCTATCTGTCCCTCGATCCCTACATGCGGGGTCGGATGAGCACCGCTCCGTCCTACGCCGCGCACGTAGAGCTAGGCGACGTGATGGTCGGCGGGACAGTCGGGCAGGTCCTCGAGTCGCGGCACCCCGACGTCACGGAGGGCGATTACGTCCTCGCCGGAGCCGGGTGGCAGTCGCATGCCGTCGTCCACGGCTCCCAGGTGCGCCGGCTGGGCCCATCCGCAGCTCCCCTGTCGACGGCGCTGGGCGTGCTCGGCATGCCGGGCTTCACGGCATACTCCGGCCTGCTGAAGATCGGTCGGCCACAACCCGGGGAGACCGTCGTGGTGGCCGCGGCCACCGGGCCCGTGGGGTCGGCCGTCGGCCAGATCGCGCGGCTCAAGGGCGCGCGGGCAGTCGGCATCGCCGGCGGGCCGGAGAAGTGCCGCGCACTGCTGGAGGACTTCGGCTTCGACGCAGCCGTCGACCACCGCGACCCGGACTTTGCGCGCCAGCTGGCCGGCGCCGTCCCTGACGGGATCGACGTCTACTTCGAAAACGTGGCTGGCCACGTGGCCGACGCCGTGCTGCCGCTGCTCAACCTCTACGCCCGCATCCCGGTCTGCGGTCTGGTGGCGCAGTACAACGGCTCGGACCTGGACGGCCGGGACCGGCTGCCCGGCTTCCTCTCCCAGATTCTCACCAAGAGCCTCACCATCCGTGGGTTCATCCAGTCCGAGTTCGCGCCGGAGATGTATGAGGACTTCCTCACCGAGGCCACGGGTTGGGTCCAGGACGGCACGCTGCGCTATCGCGAGGACATCGTCGACGGGCTGGAGAACGCCCCGGAGGCCTTCGCCGGCATGCTTCAGGGTAAGAACTTCGGCAAGCTCATCATCCGGGTGGCCCCGGAGCGCTGAGCACCGTGGCTCACCAGGTCGCACCACGAGGCGCCCCGTGGACCGGGGGCTTAGCGTGAAACCCGACGGAAGGAGACTCCCGATGCGCCTGCCCCAGCCTCGCGGCCCGATTTCGACCTCGGTGGTCGAGCACCTGCGCCGCCCGTCCTCGGCGTCAGACGCGCAGCTGCGGGCGGTCAGCCAGGACCCGTCCCCGGGGATCACGGCCGACGAGGACCGCCTGCTCGCGCTCTGGGTGCTGCAGGAGCTGAGCTACCACGCCTTCGCCGGGGTCGACCCCGACCAGGAGTGGGACCTGGCGGTGGTCCAGGCGCGCACCCAGCTGGAGGCCGAGCTGGCCACGGAGCTGCTCGACGTCGTCCTGCCGGTCGTGGAGGAGCTGCTGCCCGAGGCCCGCCGCGACCTCACCGGGACGCTGTTCTCCCTGCCCGGCCGGGTGGCTGCCTCCGCCCCATCGATATCGGCCTGGGCCCGCTCCTCGATGACGGCCGAGCAGTGGCGGGAGATGCTCGTGCTCCGGTCCGCCTCGCAACTCAAGGAGGCCGATCCGCATACCTTTGCGGTGCCCCGGATCCCCGGCCGCGCCAAGGTCGCCCTGATGGAGATCCAGTTCGACGAGTACGGCAGCGGCGACCCCTCGGCGCTGCACTCCGAGCTGTTCGGCCAGGCCATGGCGGCCGTGGGCCTGGACCGCTCCTACGGCGGGTATGCCGACGCCTGGCCCGCTCCCGTGTTGCTGTCGAACGTCACCCTGGGCTGGTTCGCCGGACGCAGACGCTGGGCACCGGCCGTCGTCGGCCACCTGACCATGGTGGAGATGACCAGTTCGTTGCCCTCCAAGTTCTACGTCGCCGGTGCCCGCAGGTTAGGGCTGCCCGAGGCTGCCTGGCGCTACTTCGACGAGCACGTGGAGGCTGACGCCGCCCACGAGCAGGTCGCCGTGCGGGACGTCTGCGGACCCCTCGTTGCCGAGGACCCCGAGGCCCTGGCCACTCTTTTGGTGGGCGCGGTGGCCGGCCTGCACGTGGAGAGTCTGGTCGCCGAGCTGGTGATGGGCACCTGGGAGCAGGGCCGCTCCTGCCTGCGCACGCCACTACGACCGTGGGCAGCCGCATGAACGACGACCGTCTTCCGTCCGTCGCCACCCCGTTGCCGACCGAGCTGGTCCGCCTCACCGAGTGCGAGGGCGGCCCGGTGCTGGTGCGCGGCGCCCGGGTGGTGGTCGACGTCCAAGGCGTCACCCACCCCGTGACGCGCCCCGTCGTCGCCCTGTGCCGGTGCGGGTCCAGCCAACGGCTCCCCTGGTGCGACGGCGTGCACAAACGGCTCGGGAAGGCACCGCACAGCTGAGAACGACCTGTAGCTGCTGCCCCGCTCAGGCATCTCACCTACAGCTGGGTCAGGGGTCAGAGCTGGCCACCTCGGCGCCGCCATCTAACGACGGCGCCCCCCGCCGGTCTTCGGCGGGGGGCGCATTCTTGTCGGGCTACGGCTCCAGGATGCGAGTGGCGTAGACCACGGTGTTGTCTCGATAGTGTCCGGTGCTGTGGTCCCACTCACCGGCGCACGTGATCAACCGCAGCTCTGAGCCTGTCGTGTCTCCATACACGGCTGCCGTCGGAAACGCGTCTTTCGGGTGTTGCTCCACGCGATAGACCTCAAAGCGAGCCTGGGACCCGTCCTCCCGTCCGACGGTGACCCGGTCCCCTGGACGAAGCTCGGCCAACCGGAAGAAGACTGACGGTTTACCCCCGACCCCGTTCACGTGACCGAGCAGGATTGCCGGCCCGACCTCGCCCGGGCGTGGAGACCCGGTAAACCACCCGGCATCGTCGTACCGCGGTCCGGGTGGTGGGACCTCAAGGCTGCCGTCGGCGTTCAGTCCGAGTGGCCGCAGGACCGAGTCCACCTCGATGCCGTCAACGGTCAGGTTGGTTGGGCGGCTGATCTCGCCATCAGTCACCTCGTGTGTCGGCAAGGACGGAGGACCACTGGTGGCTCGGTCGGATGGGTGAGATTGGTCGGGTGCCCCGGGCTGGCCCGGGGCGTCGGGGTTCAGACGTGGCGCCGGTGCGGGCGCGTCCGGGATGGTGAGGGGGGACACCTCACCGGGTGAGGCCGCCAGCGCCCGAGTGGACGAGACTGCGGGTGCCTCAGTCACGTAGTAAGCCACCATGAACAACATCGCGCCAACCACCAGGAGCACGCAGGACACAGCCGCCATGGGGCGACTGTGTCCTGCGGGCCGGTGCCGTCCAGCCATGTCAGCCGGACTGTGCGGCGGCGGCAGACCGGGGCCAGACCAGTCCGCCCAGACCAACTGCCATAGCTAGGCCACCGAGCATCAGCAACAGCGCGCGCGCCCCGCTACCTGCAGGCTCGCCACCGGTCTGGACACCGCCCACTGGCCATGTCTTGACCTGCCCATCGACGGGCTGCGTGGGCTGCGGCTGAGTCGGCTGCGTGGGCTGCGGCTGCGTGGGCTCGGGCTGTGTGGGCTCGGGCTGTGTCGGCTCGGGCTGTGTCGGCTCCGGCTGCGTGGGCTCGGGCTGTGTCGGCTCCGGCTGCGTGGGCTCGGGCTGCGTGGGCTCGGGCTGCGTCGGCTCCGGCTGCGTCGGCTCCGGCTGCGTCGGCTCCGGCTGCGTGGGCTCGGGCTGCGTGGGCTCGGGCTGTGTCGGCTCCGGCTGTGTCGGCTCCGGCTGTGTCGGCTCGGGCTGTGTCGGCTCGGGCTGTGTCGGCTCCGGCTGTGTCGGCTCCGGCTGCGTGGGCTCGGGCTGCGTCGGCTCCGGCTGTGTCGGCTCGGGCTGTGTCGGCTCCGGCTGTGTGGGCTCGGGCTGCGTGGGCTCGGGCTGCGTCGGCTCGGGCTGAGTCGGCTCCGGGGGCTCGGGCTGCGTCGGCTCCGGCTCTGTCGGCTCGGGCTCTGTCGGCTCGGGCTCTGTCGGCTCGGGCTCTGTCGGCTCCGGGGGCTCCGGCTGCGTGGGCTCCGGCTCCGTGGGCTCCGGCCCCGTCGGTGCGCAGGCGGGGACGGTGATCGTGTTGGAGTCGAGGGTGACTGCACCGCCGCTGGCTAGGAGCCGACCCTGGACGGTGGCGCCGGTGTTGGCGGTGATCGAGGTGTGTGCCATCACGGTCCCGGCGAAGGCTGTGGTCGTCCCGATGGTCGCCGAGCTGCCCACCTGCCAGTAAACGTCACAGGCATTGGCTCCGTTCATGAACACGATCGAACTGCTCGACCCGGTGATGAGCGTGCTGGCTGACTGGAAGATGAAGACCGGGTCGGTCTCGTTCGCCCCGTCAAGGGTCAGCTGGCCGTTGAGTGCAAGCGTGTCCCCGGTATAAACACCAGGTGTCAGTGTCTGACCTGCCAGGTCCGCCGAGATTGTGACGTCGGTCGCCCGACCGGCGGCGTCGTTGTAGGCGGTTGTCAGGTCCGCCTTGGCCACACCGGCCTCGGCGTCAGCCGCGTGCACTTCGCCGTTCACCAGGCCGGGGGGAAAGCCGGTAATGGCAGTGCCTGGTGCTACGCCCAAGTAGCCATTGATGACGGAGGGGCCGGTGTTGGTCACGGTGGAGCCGCCAAGAACGGCGTAGTTGGACGCGGTCCCGAGCCCTACGCGGTCCAGGGCGGCTACCGGGCCGACGCCGGCCCCCACGACGAGGGCGAGGGCCACGCCCGATCCCAGGAGCAGCGCGAAGGGACCGCGAGATAGAGATGGTTTTTTTTCGATGATGTACGACGGCATGAAATGCCCCAGAACTGTGTGCAAAGCAGGGGTGTAACAGAAACTAAAGTTCACCACGAAAGGCGTCGAATGTCAAAGCGAATCCTGCGGATCAGTGCGAATTTTAGAATAGATGCTGGTCAGAGCATTTTTGCGAAATACGGCCCCCTTGCCGATCGCGAGTAAGCGCTGCTCTCGCCGCCCGAGCGTGCTCCTTGACAGGGGGCCCTCTCAAACACCCTTGCCACCTCCGGCGACGGCCGTCGGGCTGACGGCTGCCCGGGCAGATAGTCGAGACCGAGGTGTCCACCGTGCTGCCCTCAGGTCCCTGGCGGCGGCATACCTTCTCGTCTGAGAGACTGATCTGGCGTACGACGAGGAGGTTTCGCGTGAGGAGAGGGGGCACGGTGACCAGTTCCGCCATGCGCGAGAGCGACAGCGAGATTCGCCGCTACCGCCTGCTCGAGGGCCCCGGCGGCACGGAGCTGCAGTCACTGAGCGACCTCGCCGCCCGGGTGTTCGACGTGCCCCTCGCCGCCATCAACGTCCTCACCAGCACTCAGCAGCACCAGATCGCCACGACCGGCTTCCCTCCGTCAGTGCAGCCGCGCGAGGAGTCAATGTGCGCCACCCTTGCCTTCGAGCGTGGAGCGGTCGTCATCCCCGACGCGAGCCGTGACCCGCTCTTTGCCGACATGGGCGTCGTGAAGGGCAGGCCGGGCGTGCGGTTCTACGCGTCGGCGCCGCTGCGGACGCCGGCTGGCGTGCCCCTGGGGCGGCTGTGCGTCTTCGACGTAAAACCTGGGCAGGCCACCGAAGGGCAGCGCGAGATGCTCACCTTCATGGCCGAGCGGGTCACCGACGTGCTTGAGCTGCGGCTGCGCAGCACTCAGCTGGAAGATTTCCTGCGCGAACTGACCCAGGTGCGCGACGAGCTGGCCCGCTCCAACGAGGCGCTGTGGCATTTCGCCAGCCAGATCAGCCACGACCTGCGCAACCCGCTCATGGGTGTGCGCGCCAACGCCGAGCTGCTGGCGGGGGAGCCCGCCATCCTCGCCGACCCCGAGCTGTCGGACATCGTCGAGCACATCACCGACTCCGCGCGCGGGATGACCCGGATGATCCAGGAAGTGCTCGCCCACGCCAAGCAGGGCGGCGGGCGACCGCGGCACGACTGGGTGGACCTGGCCGAGGTCACCGACCGAGTGCTGCTCGACCTCAGCCCGCTCATCCGGGAGACCCAGGCACAGGTGCGGGTCGACGACCTTCCCCGCGTCCCCGGTGACGGCGAGCTGCTCTACTCCGTCCTCTCCAACGTGCTCACCAACAGTCTGAAGTTCACCCGCGACGACGTCACCCCCGAGGTGCAGGTCATGGCCAGCCGGCAGGGCTCCTGCTGGCGCATCTGCGTGATGGACAACGGCATCGGCGTGCCGGCCGGCCAGGAGAAGTCGATCTTCTTGCCCTACGTCCGCGCGCGCCGCGGCGACGGCGAGCCGGCCCGCCCCGGCTACGGGATCGGTCTGGCCACCGTCCACCGGATCATCACCGCGCATGAGGGGCGGGTGGGTATGGAGCCGCGCCAGGAGGGCGGCACCACGGTGTGGTTCGAGCTCCCGGCCCACATGCCCGACCTGCGCCAGGAGGACGCTGCGGCGTCGCGCACCACCGGGTTACCCCGCAGTGTTACTACTGGGTAGAACTGCTGAGTAACTGAGGAACTTGAGTAGCTCTCCTGTTGAAGAACCGTGTAGCTCCCGAGCGTAGTGTTTGAAATATCAACGGTTCCGCCGCTGAGGAACACCCATCAACAGGAGTCACCATGACCAGCACCACCTCCCGCTCGAAGAAGGTCCTTGCCCCCCTCGCCGTCCTGCTCGCCGCCGGCGCGCTGGCCGTGGGCTCGGGTGCGACCTTCACCTCCGCCTCGAGCAACACCATCGGCTCGGTGACCTCCGGCACGCTGACGCACAG is a window encoding:
- a CDS encoding Na/Pi cotransporter family protein → MNDKPASAASRVDASATEPETAPAEQSAEPELDARGKAARWVGALVMLYLLVCAVDVIGDGFGLIAGDRAEGMFEFATNPFVGLAVGILGTVLMQSSSTTTAITVGLVAGGLPVEIAVPMIMGANVGTTITNTLASLANAGKKDAFRRSFAAATVHDVFNLLAIVVILPLELLTGFLARTAGALAGSLRGADGADPSQVDVLDFITSPVLDAFTGFVAAVTSSDLVEGIVLAAAGVVGILVSVRVLGVLLGQLMVGRAKRILHATMGRGPVSGVAAGAGVTVLAQSSSVTTSLMIPLAGSGTVSLKQIYPYTVGANIGTTFTAILASLAASQNQVEATQIAFVHLGFNLVATLVIFVLPFLRQIPMQGATLLANQAVVRPWIVVVWVLGVFVAVPAAVILLSVTGGIS
- a CDS encoding mechanosensitive ion channel family protein, translated to MSDALGGLDLPPVTAAGVSLGLAVLLIGLLLGQLVRLLVSRAMLWRGRGASSADVLGRLASWLVGLLAVAASLAITFPSIQPVNLLGGIGIISIAAGIAFQTVLGNMFAGIVILTRDRFRVGDQISVLDHRGTIVQMGLTSTSIRAFDGRLVLVPNATLHSEVVTVRTGFEQVRSSVVVDLADTGDLEHAAGVAVRAMTAVPEVLDDPSPEAFLTSVGTTTAQLELRFWSGARQLETKEATHAVILAVLAAFAAEGVEAGAEVHTVDVGPRLARMLDR
- a CDS encoding NADP-dependent oxidoreductase: MAAHPKTQSTRIVLASRPERVPTSENFRTEMVDLPEVAEGHVLLRTVYLSLDPYMRGRMSTAPSYAAHVELGDVMVGGTVGQVLESRHPDVTEGDYVLAGAGWQSHAVVHGSQVRRLGPSAAPLSTALGVLGMPGFTAYSGLLKIGRPQPGETVVVAAATGPVGSAVGQIARLKGARAVGIAGGPEKCRALLEDFGFDAAVDHRDPDFARQLAGAVPDGIDVYFENVAGHVADAVLPLLNLYARIPVCGLVAQYNGSDLDGRDRLPGFLSQILTKSLTIRGFIQSEFAPEMYEDFLTEATGWVQDGTLRYREDIVDGLENAPEAFAGMLQGKNFGKLIIRVAPER
- a CDS encoding iron-containing redox enzyme family protein — translated: MRLPQPRGPISTSVVEHLRRPSSASDAQLRAVSQDPSPGITADEDRLLALWVLQELSYHAFAGVDPDQEWDLAVVQARTQLEAELATELLDVVLPVVEELLPEARRDLTGTLFSLPGRVAASAPSISAWARSSMTAEQWREMLVLRSASQLKEADPHTFAVPRIPGRAKVALMEIQFDEYGSGDPSALHSELFGQAMAAVGLDRSYGGYADAWPAPVLLSNVTLGWFAGRRRWAPAVVGHLTMVEMTSSLPSKFYVAGARRLGLPEAAWRYFDEHVEADAAHEQVAVRDVCGPLVAEDPEALATLLVGAVAGLHVESLVAELVMGTWEQGRSCLRTPLRPWAAA
- a CDS encoding CDGSH iron-sulfur domain-containing protein, with product MNDDRLPSVATPLPTELVRLTECEGGPVLVRGARVVVDVQGVTHPVTRPVVALCRCGSSQRLPWCDGVHKRLGKAPHS
- a CDS encoding class F sortase encodes the protein MAGRHRPAGHSRPMAAVSCVLLVVGAMLFMVAYYVTEAPAVSSTRALAASPGEVSPLTIPDAPAPAPRLNPDAPGQPGAPDQSHPSDRATSGPPSLPTHEVTDGEISRPTNLTVDGIEVDSVLRPLGLNADGSLEVPPPGPRYDDAGWFTGSPRPGEVGPAILLGHVNGVGGKPSVFFRLAELRPGDRVTVGREDGSQARFEVYRVEQHPKDAFPTAAVYGDTTGSELRLITCAGEWDHSTGHYRDNTVVYATRILEP
- a CDS encoding ice-binding family protein, coding for MALALVVGAGVGPVAALDRVGLGTASNYAVLGGSTVTNTGPSVINGYLGVAPGTAITGFPPGLVNGEVHAADAEAGVAKADLTTAYNDAAGRATDVTISADLAGQTLTPGVYTGDTLALNGQLTLDGANETDPVFIFQSASTLITGSSSSIVFMNGANACDVYWQVGSSATIGTTTAFAGTVMAHTSITANTGATVQGRLLASGGAVTLDSNTITVPACAPTGPEPTEPEPTQPEPPEPTEPEPTEPEPTEPEPTEPEPTQPEPPEPTQPEPTQPEPTQPEPTQPEPTQPEPTQPEPTQPEPTQPEPTQPEPTQPEPTQPEPTQPEPTQPEPTQPEPTQPEPTQPEPTQPEPTQPEPTQPEPTQPEPTQPEPTQPEPTQPEPTQPEPTQPEPTQPEPTQPQPTQPTQPQPTQPVDGQVKTWPVGGVQTGGEPAGSGARALLLMLGGLAMAVGLGGLVWPRSAAAAQSG
- a CDS encoding sensor histidine kinase, which codes for MTSSAMRESDSEIRRYRLLEGPGGTELQSLSDLAARVFDVPLAAINVLTSTQQHQIATTGFPPSVQPREESMCATLAFERGAVVIPDASRDPLFADMGVVKGRPGVRFYASAPLRTPAGVPLGRLCVFDVKPGQATEGQREMLTFMAERVTDVLELRLRSTQLEDFLRELTQVRDELARSNEALWHFASQISHDLRNPLMGVRANAELLAGEPAILADPELSDIVEHITDSARGMTRMIQEVLAHAKQGGGRPRHDWVDLAEVTDRVLLDLSPLIRETQAQVRVDDLPRVPGDGELLYSVLSNVLTNSLKFTRDDVTPEVQVMASRQGSCWRICVMDNGIGVPAGQEKSIFLPYVRARRGDGEPARPGYGIGLATVHRIITAHEGRVGMEPRQEGGTTVWFELPAHMPDLRQEDAAASRTTGLPRSVTTG